In the genome of Lactuca sativa cultivar Salinas chromosome 3, Lsat_Salinas_v11, whole genome shotgun sequence, the window TCAGTGGCTTAAGGAGGGCGATTCCAATACTGCTTATTTTCACAAAGTGGTTAAAGGAAAAATAAACAGAAATAGAGTTGAAACTATTCTTGATGGGAATGATATATGGAAGGAAGGAGATGAGGCGTTTaaagtaattgttgattatttcaGCAACTTTCTTGGTGTAGAAAGAAATGTTGAACCCATTATTTCCCCTGATACCCTTTTCTCTAAAAAGCTTGATGCTCAGCATGCTAATGATATGGTTAGAGAAGTGACATGTGAGGAAATTAAGGCTGCCCTTTTATGATATTGATGATGACAAAGCTCCAGGTCCTGATGGGTATTCTGCGAAATTTTTTAAGAAGGCCTGGAGGATTGTGGGGGATGATTTTTGCACTGCTGTGAAAGAATTTTTCCTGTCAAAGAAGatccttaaggagattaatgCTACAGTCATAGCGTTAGTTCCTAAAGTGCAGACTCCAGGGAAAGTTGGAGATTACAGACCAATCTCCTGTTGTAATGTGGTGTATAAATGCATTAGTAAGGTTATTGTCAATCGTATCCGGGATTATCTTGGGTTACTGATTTCGGACAATCAATCGGCTTTTATTTCGGGGAGATCTATTCTGGATAATATCCTGCTTTCTCAAGAACTTGTAAAGGGATATCATATTAACAGGGGTTTTGCTCGTTGTGCCATGAAAATTGACATCCAAAAAGCTTATGATACTGTTAATTGGAAATTTCtccaatttattttgaaagaatttGGATTTCATAGTTCTATGGTTTCTTGGATCATGAATTATGTGTCTACTTCTTCATTCATGATCAATATTAATGGAAGCTTTCATGGATTCTTCCAAGGAAAGAGAGGGTTTCGTCAGGGTTGTCCGTTATCTCCTTATTTGTTTACTCTTGTCATGGAGGTTTTTAATCTTATGCTAAAAAAGTGTATTCGGGAAGATAATGGGTTTAAATTTCATTGGAGGTGTAAAAAACAGGAGATTACTCATTTGTGTTTTGCTGATGATCTGATGGTTTTCTGTCATGGTAATACTGGATCTATAAAAGTCATCAAGAAGGCGTTAGAAGAGTTTGCTAGTTATGCGGGGCTGTCACCAAATCTTTCTAAAAGCCACATTTTTTTGGTAATGTTAAGATGCCGTTTAAAAAAGCTATTCTCGATATTCTGCCATTTGTTGAAGGAAAATTCCCCATGAAATACCTTGGTGCTCCTCTTATTTGTACGAGATTATTCAAAAGAGATTGTAAAGTGCTGGTGGAAAAAGTGAAGTCAAGAGTTAATAATTGGAAAAATAAGTCGCTTTCGTATGCTGGAAGGCTTCAATTGATAAGATTTGTGCTCTCTTCTCTTCCTGTTTATTGGGCTTCGGTTATGTTATTACCTAAGTCTATAACAAGTGAAATTGAGAAAATTATGAGGAATTTTTTATGGAGTAGTGGAGATAGTAGAAAAGGGGTCGCTAAAGTTTCTTGGAATGAGATTTGTAGACCCAAAAAAAATGGTGTCCTTGGTTTAAGAAATCTCAATGAGTGGAATATTGCTCTTCTTTCTTGCCGGATTTGGAAGATTATAAGTGGTCATAATTCCTTATGGGTTAAATGGGTAAATGCTTATTTACTAGAAGGAAGGAGTTTCTGGGATGTGGGGTTTAAAGACAAAATGAGCTGGAGTTGGAGGAATCTGTTGAAAATCAGGACTCACTTGCGGGATTTTTTTGTTGTTCAGATTGGAAATGGTGAAGATACTTTCATGTGGTATGACAATTGGTATCAGTTAGGTCCTTTAAGCTATGTTTTGACTCCTAGGGAAATAGCTAATGCTGGTTATCAAATTACTAATAAAGTCAATGAAGTGATTACTGATGAGGATTGGAATTGGCCTGTTGATTGGATTAGAATTATTCCTCAGC includes:
- the LOC111892902 gene encoding uncharacterized protein LOC111892902, which codes for MVEFNECLNRIEVQDINSNGLHYTWNQRPRGVHGVLKKLDRVMGNFKFVDDYPNVFANFQPYRNSDHSPMIIKFPLKKKFRVHPFKFVNSLTLLDEFLPIVANVWRTDIEGYGMFRLCQKLKLLKKPLRKLLVIKGNYAEKIGKCREELCRIQVELDNDPFNEDLRIVEGHYLQSFLNASREEEWFLKQRAKVQWLKEGDSNTAYFHKVVKGKINRNRVETILDGNDIWKEGDEAFKVIVDYFSNFLGVERNVEPIISPDTLFSKKLDAQHANDMVREVTSPGPDGYSAKFFKKAWRIVGDDFCTAVKEFFLSKKILKEINATVIALVPKVQTPGKVGDYRPISCCNVVYKCISKVIVNRIRDYLGLLISDNQSAFISGRSILDNILLSQELVKGYHINRGFARCAMKIDIQKAYDTVNWKFLQFILKEFGFHSSMVSWIMNYVSTSSFMININGSFHGFFQGKRGFRQGCPLSPYLFTLVMEVFNLMLKKCIREDNGFKFHWRCKKQEITHLCFADDLMVFCHGKFPMKYLGAPLICTRLFKRDCKVLVEKVKSRVNNWKNKSLSYAGRLQLIRFVLSSLPVYWASVMLLPKSITSEIEKIMRNFLWSSGDSRKGVAKVSWNEICRPKKNGVLGLRNLNEWNIALLSCRIWKIISGHNSLWVKWVNAYLLEGRSFWDVGFKDKMSWSWRNLLKIRTHLRDFFVVQIGNGEDTFMWYDNWYQLGPLSYVLTPREIANAGYQITNKVNEVITDEDWNWPVDWIRIIPQLAEFPVPRLVRDKKDTVFWLNERREPTPFVVNQVSKSISVHESNVGWYDLVWFQQRIPNHCFILWLAILGRLRTQDIMKKWKSTCNFSCAFCNKQSDSHCHIFFECNFPQEVWSKVKRNLNITHKDGNWFEIIQDLQGTLKRKNIENFIKKCALAATIYHLWNERNKRLFGKVTNSMEFVVHRIMEDIRLKLFGLKYGYLGLNAEICKHWNIPIQKINGSDGD